The Hippoglossus hippoglossus isolate fHipHip1 chromosome 21, fHipHip1.pri, whole genome shotgun sequence genome contains a region encoding:
- the LOC117754830 gene encoding histamine N-methyltransferase A-like, with translation MAAEAKQTCYEGSAVQSFQFYLEQSGEHEAIVQSVHSLLPAEFKRIGEGKSGLDVLGVGSGGGEVDVQMLSLLQSTFPAVPITADIVEGSAALTENFKALVAKTTSLQKVQFAWHIMHSEDYEKQVKAKGDVKKFDFIHMIQMLYYVDSVADTIKFYHNLLKNNGTLMIVIETAHGGWDTLWKTFKKELCVDAITEYRSSAEVISCLKSQGLKYDEHIIHNTFDITECYDPNSTTGARMLNFMTQTKNFHQSFSQEVRAGILDLLRNKCSTVKDGRVMFNSNTSCILVHA, from the exons ATGGCTGCAGAAGCAAAGCAGACTTGTTACGAGGGCAGTGCAGTGCAAAGCTTCCAGTTCTACCTGGAACAGTCTGGAGAACACGAGGCCATTGTGCAGAGCGTCCACAGCCTCCTGCCAGCCGAATTTAAACG AATTGGAGAAGGTAAAAGTGGTCTGGATGTTCTGGGCGTTGGAAGTGGTGGAG GGGAGGTGGACGTCCAGATGCTTTCTCTGCTGCAGTCGACATTCCCCGCTGTTCCCATCACCGCTGACATTGTGGAGGGCAGCGCGGCTCTCACAGAAAACTTTAAAG CTTTGGTAGCAAAGACCACCAGCCTTCAGAAGGTCCAGTTTGCTTGGCACATCATGCACAGCGAGGACTATGAGAAGCAAGTGAAAGCAAAGGGAGACGTGAAAAAGTTTGACTTCATACACATGATCCAG ATGCTCTACTATGTGGATAGCGTCGCTGACACTATCAAGTTCTACCACAACCTTCTGAAAAACAACGGCACACTCATGATCGTCATTGAAACAG CCCACGGCGGCTGGGACACCCTGTGGAAGACGTTCAAGAAGGAGCTCTGCGTCGACGCCATCACGGAGTACCGCTCGTCAGCAGAGGTGATCTCCTGCCTGAAGAGCCAGGGCCTGAAGTACGACGAGCACATCATCCACAACACCTTCGACATCACCGAGTGCTACGATCCAAACAGCACCACGGGGGCACGTATGTTGAATTTCATGACACAGACAAAGAACTTCCACCAGTCCTTCTCCCAGGAGGTCAGAGCTGGGATCCTGGACCTCCTCAGGAACAAGTGCAGCACGGTAAAAGACGGCCGGGTGATGTTCAACAGCAACACGAGCTGCATACTGGTTCATGCCTGA